The window acgtatcactaaccttgatggcgagttgcactggccgttcacgaggccttatctcaggagcggagctcgactggcgtgccttgatctccgggagagtgctaggacaacggataagtccatctccaatggctatggagccatgggacctcccgccaccagatatcatcaccagctctggatcaatgggaccctggctcgggttaaagtcctcccctttcctcgccttcccctcatctctatatctcacgagcttgttgtgggaggagctgttggtgaagttgtttgcatcatcgaggtcagactgagagaaagccttgactttcttgaaagaggcagtgtgggccatggcatacaggtcgtacacctctggcaccttatccaccttattgtggcgtgcctgaaagagagaaacaatgtaaattagtaattaaagggctcaagctagcatgatgaatgaattgcatgaatcatgaagcaaaccacatacccagttgcgcccgaactgatataagttggagctgccttgatggtgtggcacaccttccatttgggcacgtttgtccttggcctcgttgtggagggctagccattcttttgagcaccactcatcgaccaacacctcccaacaatccatccgatccgcacaccatctcggaggcgcctaagttagcaaatagaaacttgagcgctacggctaagaattactaaatgaaggaacttaagtagaaggccttaagaattaccttcatgtactgctccttactcaggaacttatcgcggcacgccggcttggtcttcttgataccacgcaaggcgtagtagtctcgaacagcctgcacccgagcctcgtgccgtaagttctggagtaggcgcttgcagacgttctcgataacatgtgccgcgtcctc is drawn from Aegilops tauschii subsp. strangulata cultivar AL8/78 chromosome 1, Aet v6.0, whole genome shotgun sequence and contains these coding sequences:
- the LOC141042534 gene encoding uncharacterized protein — encoded protein: MAHTASFKKVKAFSQSDLDDANNFTNSSSHNKLVRYRDEGKARKGEDFNPSQGPIDPELVMISGGGRSHGSIAIGDGLIRCPSTLPEIKARQSSSAPEIRPRERPVQLAIKAAIQSERDRTEKLLAEAAERQRELEERTTKMMEEERAQNDMQARAMYELLVVSFFCRLAKTFM